Part of the Triticum urartu cultivar G1812 chromosome 2, Tu2.1, whole genome shotgun sequence genome, AAAAAAATTCTACAACTACATACCAATTCCTAAACAATTCTACGAGAAAAAAATTACATTCTAATCTATCGGTCCCTGCATTAGTACCAATCATAACCGAACAACAGAAACTGGGAAAATTGGGGAATGTTGATAGGTACCCGTACCTGTGCACTGCGTTTAGTCGTGGGACGGTGGGAGGGCTGGCCGGTAGCTGGTGGCTGCTGATGTAGTGCAGGGCGGGGTGCACGCCTGCACAAGGCCGACCGCCGCGGACAGGACTGGGCGGCTGGGATGCGGTGGAGTGCGCGGGCGCGGCAGTGGCGGGGGCACGGAGACAAGGGGGACTCGGCGACGGCGAGTGGTCGGCGAGGCACGACCccggaggcggctggcggcgagttCAGATCGGGGGAGCCGGAGAGGGAAGCAGAGTGGACCCAACAGGGGTGGGGACGGGGCGCCGGGATATAGGCAGCCTGCTGGGCTTATTTTTTTCGTCTAGCCCATCTCCTCCTCCGCAGCCCACTATGTACGTCCGCCCTGGGAAGCAAAGCCCCATCTCAGCCAGGAAATTTacctcaaaaaacaaaaaaatctcAGCGACGAAATCGCAAGGATGGCCCCACATGCCAGTGACACACACCTAATTTTTAGTTGGCGTGACACATTCACACAATCTTCATCGTTTTAACTCGCACGTGATCCTCAAAAAAAATTCACATGTGACGTACCTTCAAAAGAAAAACTCACATGTGACATAACATCACTGCTAAATACTCCATCATTCTCACTCAACCTTCCTTTACATGTAATCCACAGACAGAATACAAGAATTTGAGCTAGGTGCATTGCAAAAACAAAAGGATTTACCAAAATTGTCTAAATAAATGTGTATTACAAGATGTTTAAACTTTTAAACACCAGCACTCCAGCAGCTTACATACAACagttatcatgcagttctacaaAACTCCTAGCGTCTACTCTGCCAGAAATGCTTCGCTGAGACTCACCAGAAATGTTTTACAGTGTGGCATCGTTGCCCAGGTGAAACCAAAAACAAGTTCATGCTTGCTGTATCGAAAGCACGGGATGTCGATATAGAGAAAGCGAGCCAACTATTACTAGAAACAAACATGCATAATCTGGTCCTACCTACGGAGCGCTAAATCCTGAGATGAACCTGAAGTCCACTACTGTCCAAGGTGTCAGGAGCTCTTGCACGTACAGCGGTTCTGGGCAAGATGCGTGAAATTCTCAGCAGCAGCACCCACCGGGTATAATTGAAGCAAGCAAGCCGCTGCAAAGGGATGGTATCTATCGTCATTCTTGCCGCACAGGCGTGAAGAGCTGAACAGACTGGATGCCCAAACCCCAAAACTGCTATCCTGCACCTCATCTTCCCCTGGCTCACAACCAGATAATACCGTATCCGCAACCCGGGGCTCACAGCGCGAGGAGTTCCGACTCCTTTTCTTCTTCTACCAACGATTCAGCGGTGGAATGGGCCGAGCCGTTCTCAACCTGGGGCTCCCGGGTGTATACCTTCGAGCCAGGCGACGGCAGGCGGGAGTCAGTCATGTGGACAAAGCCGGGGATGGCCGCTCCGTTCGAGGAATCTATGGCCGCCTGCAGCTTTTTCAGCTGGGACTTCAGGCATATGACTCGCCCCTTGTTCCATTTTGGGTAATGGAACGATGCAGACAGCGTGTCGTTGAGAAAGGAGTACACAACTTTTGAGATCGGCAGTCCTCTTGTGACCGTGCTTTTCTCCATTTCCCCCCTCCTGGTAGTAAAAAAACTGTCAGGCCAAAGTAGGACAAGAGAAAAATATTGTTACAAAAGGTTAATTATTTCTATGAAAATCCAACCATGGGCATGACGATCTATAACGATATTGAATGATTCCTACTACAAAGGAACTTTGCTCTGCGGAaatgatgtactccctccgtcccataatgtaagatgtATTTTGACACTACTGAAGCAGCTTAAAATGTATTGAAGCAGCGCGTCATTTTGAGATTGGAGGGAGTAGTTAAAATCTATTGAAGCAACTCAAAATCAACTTCTATTTTTTGCGAACTTTTTCATCTGGAAATGATATATATCTATGTTACTTTTATTTCTGCAGCCCTTCATTCAAGTAGAACTACCACTGCATTGCTTCCCGGGAAAATGACAGGAGCATTGCCAATTCTATGAAGAAAGCATGGTCACATCAGCTTAAGATATACTTCCTTTTTGTGAGCACATCGATCAAAATAAACCAATTCCAGAGCAGAAACAGAACACGATAATAGGAAAGGAACATTGACTTAGGCAGAAAGCTTACAATACAACAACAGAGGCCAGTTGGGGAAGGTCTTTCTCTCTTTTTAGTCTGTCATAAAGTTTATTGAGCCATACTGACACAGCCACTAATGCCCCACCAACTGACATCCTGAAATGTAAACAAACCTAGTAAAGGCTGATGACAAATATAAAACTGGACCAGTAAATGAAAAAACAGCAATTAGAAATCACATTACCTATGTACATCTAGAGACCAGACCAGCTTGGTGTCACGGGATAATTCAGGGAAGAGCCCATAACTTACTGCATGCTCTAGAACCCTTGCAGCCCGAGCTTTTTGGCCGAACCACCAAAGCGCATCAAGGAGAGCATTAAAAAATCGTAAACTGTAGTCACATCCTTCCAAGTTACTGCTGTCAAGGACGTATTCAACCATTTGCCAATTAGAGCTATCATCATACTCCCCTTTTATCATAGAAGCAATCACTTGATGTGTATTACTAGCACGGTTTTTTTTCATTTCTTCCAGCAAATCATAAGCATCAGCCCACCTGAAATCACAAATCGATCACATTGCAATAATATCACATTAGAAGCATTTGTTAAAACTGTAGGCtgcaaaaaaaaagagaaaaatctCAGGGCACTTCTGGATATAGATTATGTCGATGTAAGTTGCAACAAACACAATTATGCCTGCATCCAATCATTTTACTTCTGGCTATGTATATGCCAATGTTGCCTGTATGATGCAGGTCAAATCTAGATCAGTAGACCCAAACAATTTAAGCATGATAAATACCAGAAATAGAACACAAGAAAAAGGGGCAGAAATTCCAGCCCAAATCATTATGGAAACTCAAGTGCATGATCACATAATAATTGTGGAGTCAAACCCATCAAAGACCATGGTTAATACTTTAAAGGACTATACAGCTTCTGAAAATGTAAGTAGGACTGTAAAAAATCCAAGCAACAAATATCCTAGTACAGAATGACATGCATATGCCATATCATATTAACTGAAAGAACATAGGAGCAGCATACCGGTCATTTGAATTTATGTTTTGATTAGCAATCTTCAAAAAAAAGGCTGGCAACTCTAACTGAACGTCTAGAGTTTGTAGATCTTCTTGTCCTATTGCCCAGTGAGCCAGTCCGCTTGCTTAGAGGCATAGGTTGATGGTCAGCTTTGTGATTTATCTAACTGAAGATCCAAAGTTTGTACATCTTTTAACAGAAATAGTAAAACATAATTGGCACAGATTTCATCTCAATGCTTGCATATGATCAGTCAGCAATGTTAAGTTGGAGTGCAGAAGTTTGACAGATTATAAAGGCGAATAGTTCTGTTTGACCAATACCTGTCGTTCCTTGCATATAGTGACAACATCATGCAATAAGCAATAATGCTAGGCATAGTCATGTTGGATCTGATCTCTTCAAACTGCTCTTTGCTCTCATCTATAACACCCGCTATGCAGTAGGCATTGAGTACTCCCTCAAGGGAGCGTTCATCAGGGTTAAACCTAGACTTGCGCATCTCCATGTATGCCTTCACTGCATCATCCAACTGTGAACCCTGGCAGTATGCTTCGATGAGGGCATCATACGAATCTTTGCTTTTCTGAATGCCAGCACTGTTGGTCATCCGAGAAAAGACGGACTCAGCCTCCCGGAAGAGCCCGCCCTTGGCAAACACATTTGCAAGAGAATTATAGGTCTCTATGGTTGGCAAGCTACCGATTTCAGTCATCATGTTGAATGCAACATAGGCCTCCTGGATAGAGGATCAATGAAATATTAGATTTGCATCACAAAAGGGTTATCTTAAGAGTGactcatactccctccgttcctaaatataagtcttcgtagagattccactatggactacatacggagcaaaatgagtgaatctacactttaaaatatgtctatatacatccgtatgtagtttgtagtggaatctctaaaaagacttgtactgtatttaggaacggagggagtatattataAAGCAGTATTTGGTTCGTAGGCTGACCTCATACATAGCTGCATGACCAAGGGCTTCAATTAGGCCAGTGTAGGCCTTTGCAGTAGGCACCATTCCTTCTTTGGTTATGTAGTCAAGAACTTCTCTTGCATCCTCATGGAGACCACCCTGACCACACGCAGCCAAGACACCTTCACAGGTCTCCATGTCAGGTTCTATCCCTGTGCGAAGCATATCGTGAAAGAGCTCCACCACCTCCTTGAAAAACCCGCCATCGCCGAATACATTGAAGAGCACATTGTAGGTGGCCGTGTCTGGAGGTACAGCCGTTCTCATCTCACGGAAGAGCTCACGCACGCCATCAAACCTCCCCTGTTTTCCATACTGATCGAGCAGGACACGGTATGTCGCAGCCGTGGGCGCACAGCCATCAGCCTGCATCTGCCGTAGCACGGCCACAGCTTCAGCGGTGGCACCAATCCGGGTGTGAGCCTCCATGAGCCCGAGATACGCGGAGGGGTCCGGTGTGTGCCCTGTGTCGGCCATCTCACGGAACAGCTCGGCGACACGGGAGAGGTCACAGGCATTGGCAAAGGCATCCACAATGTAACGGTAGGACGCGGTGTCCGGCATAATGCCAGCCTCGAGCATGGTGCGCAGCAGCATCTCGGACTGGTCGCTGAGGGAgcgcacggcggcggcggcgaggagcgtGTTGTAGGTGGTGAGGTCGGGGCGCACGGCCGGGGAGGGGTCGTGGCGCATCTCGGCGAAGAGGCCGAGGAGCATGTCGAAGGGGACGGGCGGGTCAGCGGCGCGGGCGCAGGCGGCGAGCACGGTGTTGTAGGTGGCGGCGGTGGGGGCCACGCCCTGGGCCTTCATCTGGTCGAGCAGGGCGCGGGCGTCCTCGTGGAGCGCGTTGCGGGCGTAGGCGGCGATGAGGGAGGTGTAGGAGAGCGCGGTGCGGGCGTCGGCGGGGAGGTCCTGGAAGACCTCGAGGCACTTGTCGAGGAGGGCGGGGCCCTGGCGGCCGAGCACGCCGATGACGATGGCGTGGATGTGCTCGTCGGGGCGGCACCAGGACTGGCGCTGCATGTACTTGAAGAGGCGCACGGAGCGCTGCCAGTCGCCGCGGCGGGAGAACTCGCGGTACACCGCCGCGAAGTCCTGCAGCGTGAGCCGGTGCTTGGCCGTCTCGAGGCAGCGCGCGATGGAGCCCCGCGGCGCCAGGTTGCTCAGCCGGTCGATCAGCGAGTCCACCTCGTACGAGTACCTGCCCCGCTCCCCCGCCCCCGCCGGCGGGGCCGCCTCCTCCTTGGGCGTGGTCGTCAGCTGGCCCCGCGCCCGCGCCAGCACCGCCAGCCTGCCCCCGCCGCGGCTCCTGGGGCGGCACCAGCTCCTGGCGGCGGCTGGGCGGAGCGGGTGGTCGCAGTGGTAGGACGAGGAGGAGGCGACGGTGGTGGTGGAGACGAGCGCCATGCTTGGAgcatgcggcggcggcggcggccggcgagggggAGTGGGGGTTTTGGATTTCACCACTGGGGAGAGATTTTTCCGCTCGCTGCCGAAGTGGATAGACTCCACTCAGCTTGGGACTCGGGAGGAGGAAGAGAGTCCGACCCGTAACAGGCTAAGCCTAACCCGTTCCGTTCCCCACGAGGCCTGGACCAGAAGTCCAGAACAGAAATCCAAAACAGCAGCATGGCGGCCGCCCCCCTCCCTCCCCCGCCCAACGCCGCCGCCCTCCCGCACTagactccgccgccgccgccgccccacgctaGATCCGCGCCGTCCTCCCACCGCTGCGCCCTCCGGCCCTAGCGCTGCTCCTCCGGGCAGGTTCGGTTCCCCCCACCCCCTATTGCGTTTCGGAGGTTTCCAGATACGTTTCTGATCGCGCGATTCCGTGCTCGCGCTGCAGGGGCCGGCGGTCTTGATCCTGCCGCGGGGGCGTCCTCCTCGTCTGTTGCGGGTCTGGTTGGTGCTCCATGTCGGCGGGCGACGGCGCGGCGGTGTCGGCCGTGGAGGGGAAGCTCGCGGAGCTCTCCGCCAGCTGCGACCTCAGGACCCTCCCCAAGAGGGGCAAGGTCAGCCCGCTCTCCCCACCCTCCCGCCTTGCTTTATTTGCCTTAGATGATTAGATCAGGACATCCTCTTCTCGATCGATGGATACTGAGTAATCCCGTAGGCGGCCGTCCAACCGTCGATCACATCAAACCCCGTGAGCTTGAATGCGGTTTCAGAATCATCTGCGGGTTCCTCTTTAAGAATACGAGGAGATTGGATGGTACTTCCGTCCTGTCTTGTGCTGTGGAATCTGGTTTGCTCTAGGAATATTTGTTAAATCCAGCAAGCCCTTTTTGCTGCTATGGCTAAAAAAAGATAATGTTAGATAACAAGTGGGTTTTGTTCTAGTACTCCTCAAAAGCACATCAGATAGTTTGCCTTGTTGTGATAGCCTACCTAAGTCCAGCTGCAACTGTTTCTTCACAACATCACACTTATCTTATCTGTACCCTTACCATAGCTGACCCTGATACTGACCCCATTGCCAATGAGTTGTACTGGAACTATCAAATGTTTCTCTTCTTGGTTTTCAGTCtacttcgttccttgttcgtgtagtGTCACCTATGTCTTATCCTGTTTGCTTCCCCTCTCATCAATCTGGACTTGCCAATGAAATTTCTCTAGCAAATTTATTTATTGTGCCATAGTGGAGGGATGTGTGGATTTATCGCAGGGGAACAAATATTGTCCTGAAGATATTCGAAATATGAGTTGTTAATTTTGGATGAGCATGGGTTATTATGATAGAGTGAACATGAAGTACATCCCAAGGCGGCTCTTCAGTTTAAGGCAATAAAATATATTTCTTGATAAATAGGCCTTAAAGTAAGGCATCCCTCTACAAAAGATGTATTTTGTACTTTTTCTGTCATAGAGTTCTCCCCATTCTTCTAATTTTGAAAAGATTTTAAATTAAAGTACATACCAATATTTCTTTCAGATAATGTGTTGGCTAGGAGTATTTGATGCTAATTTTGCTTTTTTTTCAGTCTGCATCAGCAAGGACATTGAACACTGCCCAGATTCAGCTTGTCGCAGGCCATCCGGAAGTTTATGAACCATGTGATGATTCCTTTGCCCTTGTTGATGCGCTGCTCTCTGACAAAGCTCAACTTCTGACGCTACAGCCGAGTTTATGCATGGAAGTAGgatgtggcagtggctatgtcatcACTTCTCTAGCCATCATGCTCAGGCAATTAGGCTCTGGAACCCAGTACCTAGCAACAGACATCAACCAACATGCCGTGGAGACAACTCAAGCAACACTTGAAGCCCATGGTGTTCATGCAGATGTTATTGCTACTGATATCGTGTCAGGACTTGAGAAACGTCTGGCTGGCATGGTTGATGTGGTTGTTGTGAACCCTCCTTATGTGCCAACACCAGAGGAAGAAATCGGGATGAAGGGCATTGCTTCATCTTGGGCTGGAGGGTTGAATGGGCGCCAAGTGATCGATCGGATTCTCCCTGCGGTGCGTGAGCTGCTGTCAGAAAAAGGGTGTCTCTACATGATTGCCCTTGAAGATAATGATCCTTTGGGCATAtgccatttgatgaacgagaagggGTTCGCGTCACGTGTTCTGTTGAAGAGGTGTACTGACGAGGAGAGCCTTTATGTTCTTAAGTTCTGGCAAGATGCTGCTGCTGGCGCAAATGCTTCTCAGTCCGGTAGATCTCCACGTGCCGAGTCGTGGCTTTCACAGTTGCCTTTCAAATCCTTTTGGCATAAGAACGCTGGCAGTTCTTGACCTCATCAGTTTGGACCCTCCTATCATGAAATATATCAAAGCAAGGAAACCTTTGCGAAATTTGGCGGTAATGTGTAAAAGTGTCTGAATGAGGTGTTACTGTGGAGTTCAGACCTGCCTGTCCTCTGAGAACACAAACCAGACTGACATGGTGAACTTAGCTATATGATCCAATGAGCAACCCAACCTATCGTAGTTGAAACATACCATACTTTCTCTTGTCGGTAAAACAGCTGTCTTATTATGTTGGCACCATGCGTGTTAGTGTGTATATGTGCTATGATGAATGAATCTGTTGCCTTCGTGAATGTGTCATATGCTGTTAAATTGCGACTTTGTCTTGCAGAGAGAAGTTCAGCGCAACTTCTGGATCTGTGCAATGTTAGCTACGTTCAAAAAAATTTGATGTCTGTTTAGCAGTATGATGGTATGCTTGCTCCTATATACCCAGGAAGATGCATCTGGGTTTGTTCTCTGGTCGCGTCATTTGTTTTGATAGATATGTTTGAGGTAATTGGTGGTGAATTTTATGAGCTTGGATCGGATGCACTGTCGTGTCTACATGCAGCTTCGAACAGATGTAGTGGACTTGGAGGAGTTAAATCTGCCATGAGCTTTCCTCTTGCGAGTGAGTACACTACTAATTTTTGAACAGATCATATTTACTAAACCTGATCGATCACAGAAACTTCAGCAAGGAGTAAATGTCTAGAGTTACAACAAAATGGTTGTTCAAGAAGATTTATTTTCTTCCATAGCCGGTAGAAAACAAAACAAATTATGCAAGAGATCAAGTTAATTTTAGCAGAGTTGGATCCTCTCTTGTTTATAATATAATATAATACGAAAAGtctaacgcccacacgtgtgggcgttccCCAACTCGTCCACATGCCTGGATCGTCGTCCAGTGCCTTTTGCACGAATCTTGGCACGAAAAAGGTTGATTTTTTGTGCCACGTAGGATggggctggtgtgtgggcgttgGAAAGTTTGCCCACACGCCCGCACCACGCTGTTTGCCATCTGCGTTGTGTGGGCGAACTAGTTTCTGCCCACACAGCCACCATCTAGGTCATGCGCGTGTGGGCGAACTGTTTTTTGCCCACACGACACTCCTATGTTGTGGACGGCAACTGCAGTTACGCGAATGTGGCAACTCGGTACACACACGGCAACTGTGATTCTCTGCTACACGGCAACTGCAGTTACGCGAACGTGGCAACTCGGTACACACACATGGCAACTGTGATTCTTTGCTACACGGCAACTGCAGTTGTGCGTATGTGGCAACCAGATAAACACACATGACAATTGTGATTAACAATACATGTCAACTATGGTTGGACCACACGTGGCAACTaggtaaacacacatggcaactacTGTTTTGACCATATGTGACAAGTAGTTAATCACACACGGCAACTACGGTTTGATTACACGCGGCAACTACCATAAATTAGACATGGCAACTATAATTAACCAAAACAGATAGAGTTGTCATGCTTTTACAACTACACTTGCCATCCCGGATAACTACATCTGCCAACCAGGATGGCAACTAAATAGTCATCCCGTGAGGTACCTAACGTAGCTGCTCAGGACGTGTGGGCATTTTTGCTTCGTGCCACACGCATGGGGTGAAGATGAGTAGTACTTGTTGGGCGTGTGGCACGAAGTAGCcgcgcccacacgtgtgggcaaTTCCAATGTCTGCCCACACACAGCCCGTGTGGGCTGCCTCCTATTCACACCACACACAGTGTGTGGGCGCATGTCTTAtatgccacacgtgtggcagttagCGGCGTCTAATATAATAATATATAATATATACGTACTATTTAAAAAATATGTAAGATTCTGTCGTCCAGTCGTCCTTCGTCAAACATTACATGCTTCCCCTCATCTTtatgttttgattttttttctcacaTCTGTTTTTTCATCAAAAACCCGCCTCAATTACACCATATCTTATTGATGTAACAAATAAAAAATTTATTTTCTTTGATAAGTCAATAATAATAACCAAAAGGTATTAAATCCTATTTTCCATGCAATCGCATTAATATGGGTAGGTATCACTAGTCAACCTGATAGAATATTTACGCCCCAATTGCAACACACGAGAAATTATCTAACCACCTAAGAAATTGGTTTAATTCAAAGAAAATTGGAATATCGTGGGAGTCTAGTTAGAATAACTCTAGAATAGTTGCCATATTTGCGTAAGTGCTATTGTGAGCTCGAGCTCACATAATTTTGGATGAACAGTAAATCCAAAAAAGTAGTAAAAAATCAAAAAGTTCTGAACTTTTTTTTAGCAAGAAACATTGGTGTTTTTTCTACAAGCGTGCAAATTTTGGCGACGGAATCACATTCGTGGAGGTGTGCACAAAAGGACAAAATTGATGCTCCAAAATGCTTCCAAATACTCCTTTTGGAGCAtcgattttgttttttttcccACAGCTCCACAGATGTGATTTTGCCATGAAAATTTGCATGAGTGTAGAAAAACATCAATGTTTCTTGCCAAAAGAATGAAtttttttttactattttttgGGATTTTACTGTTCATCCGGGATCATGTGAGCTCGAGCTCACAAACCCTGTTTCCCCATATTTGGCCTATCACTGCACCGACTATCTGACATTTGAGGGCCCAAAACATTTCTAATGTAGTCGTCGTGCCGATCTTAGCCTCCATAATTTTTGGAGTCCACTCCAAATCAAGCTCGCGAGCCGCCAAATCTGGAGGCTTGGGGGCCGAGCTTCATATCCAACTGTCTGCGCGACATGTTTTCTGCCTCTCACTTCCATTCCTGGCAATGGCGCAACCATCTGTATGACTCCTGCTTTCACTTCTCTCAATGGCGCAGTTGCATGTTTTTTCATCGAGAAGAGCGCCCATTAATGTTCCCCATCGCGTGTCTCCACTCGTGCACCCATTTCCCACCTAAGTGCACCAATTAATTTAGACATAGTTTCCTGTTGGAGCACGCCCTCCGATGGTATATAACACCCTCGCCTTCCCTGTTCACCAGCACCACTGATCACACATCTTCATATCGCTGCCACACTCACTCCCATCTGCCATGTCGCAATGGCCTAGCCCTCCTCGTGGACCCTTCCCCAGTGAGGCTGAAGAGAATAATGCTAAAAGGAAGTTCTGGGAGAGGTCCTGACGGTGATCCGAGTGGGTCAAGGGTGAGGCGCTTGTTCTTGTTGAATCGATTGTTTGGGTCCAGGCACCTCCCCACCGCCCACCTCTACTTTGCCCATGTGAGACAATACCTCCTTAGTAGAAAGAGATGTCACGCTCATGGAGGACTAGAAAATATATGGCCTTCTCCTGCGTCGAGGACACACAAGCGTACATAGACCGTGTGACCATGGAAGTGGCAGCAGCCAAAGCATCCCTCTCCTACAAGGTCACTTCCAAACGAAGGAAGAGCAAGAATAAAATAGATGTTAACTTACCAGTTTAGTTGTATTTTAGTTTAGCTTGTTAAATTCATAGTTGAAATCATAGATTAAATTGTTCATTGATGAGATGGGTACGAATATTTATTAGCTAGTGACAAATGGGTCCTAATCGCATGGAATAATTGGAGGCTCCGTTTATGGCGATTCTAATTTTGCGCATTACCTCGACAGCCTCCAAAAAAATTATGGAGCGCCCTCCATAGTGTTTCGAAGGCTGCAAATATGGTGACTCTACTAGATTTACTGTTTGGATGTTTATTCCAAGGCAATGGTGGATCAACATTTTTAAGGCAGAAGTACCTAGGACGCATTTGGTTACTTGCACTGTTTTTTGCCACTTTGCATATTTATCCCAGCAGTTGGGCCTGGTTGAGCATTGCAGGCAAAAAACAACATATGCATGTTGATTGGTGGCCTGCATTGCATCAAGGCCCAGTTGGGTGCATGTTGTTTACTTGCATGTGTTTGTGCTTCGGGTGTGAGCAGATGCAAAGCACAGCTGTTTGATTGTGTGCAAGTTCTTGATCTGCTCACCCCTTTCAAATGTGGTGGACTTATCACCCATTTAACAGCACACAACGCACACACAACACACTATGATCAACAGCATCAGAAAAACAACAAGAACAAAGCAAAAATAAAGCAAGGAACAAGCGGATCATAAGCTACTAGGCATAAGTTTAAACAGCAGGGCATCCCATGCCCCTGCTGGACCCGAGGATGTTGCTCCTTGGGCAAAATATACACAAGTTCACAGCAAAAGAGACGATCGGGCTTCAGTTCAAACCTACACTACTTCAGTTATGACTACGAGCATGAGAGATCAGACTTGACAAATGAACTAGAGGGCCTGAGTGCTATCGCCAACGCAGCTGTGCTTCGAGCACCGGACAATGCAGATGTTGGAGCTATTGGCGTTGAAGATCTGCACCTTCAGCCCCAGGCCGGAGAGCTTGAAGACGACAAGGTCGCCGGGGACGATCTTGTGCGGGTcgcagaagtactcctagcagTGCCCCAGCACCATTTGCCCCTTGAACATCTGCACATGGACTCAAAACTCGCACCACTTGTTGGCGGAGAGGCTGATGACGTGAGGAGGGCCGCTGACCAGCCATTGCTTCATCGCCGCCCTGAATTTACGCGGGATGATGAGCATGGAGATGTCCTCCTGGTCACTGATATGCACGTAGAACCCGATAGAGTCCCGTGCACCCTCCTCATGGCCGGCACCGTAGCTGCATTGGCTCGGGGTTGCGGCATGGTGCAGAAAGGGTAGGAAGCTCACAGTACCGCCGCCATATCTACTCTGGCTGTGAAGAGGCCGGCAATCCACCTCTCTTGGATGGGATTGCTGTCAGCGATGACGGGAGTGGGTGGGGCATGGCGAGATGGCGACGTGGCCATCAGAGAAACTGAACGGGCGGTGAGGTGCGAGAGGGAATGGGTGTGAACTGGCGAGGATGGTGACGGGAGGGGGCATGGGGATTTATGGGCCGTCACATCTTCTCCTGCGCTTCCCCAGGCATGCAGGCGCTCGCCATGCGTGGCTCGAGCGAGCCTGGCTCGCAAAAAACGTCCGATTCGGCTGTTCCTCCAGACCCAGGCCTAGGCCTGCTTTGAGGTTTGTGCGGGCCATGAAGTGCATGCGACCCAGGCAACCAAATAGGCCAAATTCTGCCCTACCTAATGTAGGTGACCAAATTCGTGCCTACTATTTTTATGCAATAACCTTGGAACAACCTAAGTGGGTTGAGTGGCGGGACTTGAGGTAGAACCTGATGTGGATGGGATGAGGGCGGCGAGATGAGCAGGTGGGCAGTAGTGCACTAAGATAGGAGATGTAGATGCGGGTGCCGGTGTTAAACCAACTCTAGCAGAGTTGTTA contains:
- the LOC125539166 gene encoding methyltransferase N6AMT1-like; its protein translation is MSAGDGAAVSAVEGKLAELSASCDLRTLPKRGKSASARTLNTAQIQLVAGHPEVYEPCDDSFALVDALLSDKAQLLTLQPSLCMEVGCGSGYVITSLAIMLRQLGSGTQYLATDINQHAVETTQATLEAHGVHADVIATDIVSGLEKRLAGMVDVVVVNPPYVPTPEEEIGMKGIASSWAGGLNGRQVIDRILPAVRELLSEKGCLYMIALEDNDPLGICHLMNEKGFASRVLLKRCTDEESLYVLKFWQDAAAGANASQSGRSPRAESWLSQLPFKSFWHKNAGSS
- the LOC125539165 gene encoding pentatricopeptide repeat-containing protein At1g74850, chloroplastic-like → MALVSTTTVASSSSYHCDHPLRPAAARSWCRPRSRGGGRLAVLARARGQLTTTPKEEAAPPAGAGERGRYSYEVDSLIDRLSNLAPRGSIARCLETAKHRLTLQDFAAVYREFSRRGDWQRSVRLFKYMQRQSWCRPDEHIHAIVIGVLGRQGPALLDKCLEVFQDLPADARTALSYTSLIAAYARNALHEDARALLDQMKAQGVAPTAATYNTVLAACARAADPPVPFDMLLGLFAEMRHDPSPAVRPDLTTYNTLLAAAAVRSLSDQSEMLLRTMLEAGIMPDTASYRYIVDAFANACDLSRVAELFREMADTGHTPDPSAYLGLMEAHTRIGATAEAVAVLRQMQADGCAPTAATYRVLLDQYGKQGRFDGVRELFREMRTAVPPDTATYNVLFNVFGDGGFFKEVVELFHDMLRTGIEPDMETCEGVLAACGQGGLHEDAREVLDYITKEGMVPTAKAYTGLIEALGHAAMYEEAYVAFNMMTEIGSLPTIETYNSLANVFAKGGLFREAESVFSRMTNSAGIQKSKDSYDALIEAYCQGSQLDDAVKAYMEMRKSRFNPDERSLEGVLNAYCIAGVIDESKEQFEEIRSNMTMPSIIAYCMMLSLYARNDRWADAYDLLEEMKKNRASNTHQVIASMIKGEYDDSSNWQMVEYVLDSSNLEGCDYSLRFFNALLDALWWFGQKARAARVLEHAVSYGLFPELSRDTKLVWSLDVHRMSVGGALVAVSVWLNKLYDRLKREKDLPQLASVVVLRGEMEKSTVTRGLPISKVVYSFLNDTLSASFHYPKWNKGRVICLKSQLKKLQAAIDSSNGAAIPGFVHMTDSRLPSPGSKVYTREPQVENGSAHSTAESLVEEEKESELLAL